Below is a window of Camelina sativa cultivar DH55 chromosome 11, Cs, whole genome shotgun sequence DNA.
TGTCTTGATGGGGAGGTTTTGACTACAAGGGTCAAATATTTCACCTCCAGGACCATTGGTGAGCAAAACATCAGGCTTTTTCACATAGCCACATCCACCGTTGGCTTTAAACATTCCTTGCATCATCCACAAAAACCTCCCATGACTCTGCATTTACACNCCATGTcctgcgttacctacaaggaacaacggactttgttttattttaaactaactATAACAgagatggtttagttggttttgctgatgcaggttacttatcGGATCCGCACAACTCCAGGTCTCAAACTGGGTACGTATTCAGGCACGGTGGTACAACAATCTCATGGCGGTCCATGAAGCAGACCATCGTGGCCACATCCTCAAACCACGCGGAGATCCTAGCAATACATGAAACCGGTCGTGAGTGTGTGTGGTTACGGTCCATGACGCAACACATCCAGAACGATAGTGGCATGGACGACTATAAGGAAGCAACCGTaatctatgaagacaatacgACATgtatcgcacagctcaaggaaggttacattaagggagatcggacgaagcacatactacccaagttcttcttcacacacgaactacaaaaggccggagaagttcgagtggtgcaagttcagtcatgcgacaactcagccgatctcttcaccaaatcattgccgacaacaacattcaggaagctcacgcaccagattggaatgcggaggcttaaggacttagagtgatgcttggaacagggggagtaatgtgtgttgtactctttttccttcaccaaggttttgtcccattgggttttcctggtaaggttttaatgaggcagcatccccaagcGCATTACAGGGATCCTCTCCTTGCAcatgcacggttatgtcatccaagagGGAGTATTGTAAAACACTGGATGGTGGACTCCATAACCGGGCCATGTACAGCCCATACATGTACGGCCCATCGGACGTAGGCCCATCGGCTTTGTTCCTTTTCCTAGTCGGTTTTAGTCTAAGTCtttaaactctatatatatgtaacctcgtTGAGAcattatgaataagaataagagatttCAACCTTTGAATCTTCTAGTTTATAACAATATAGATGTTGTGGATAGCATTTATCTTCAAAAAGATCGGTAGAGAGCAAATTACAATCCACAACATCtatatcttttgttaaaaatattaaaaacactcTTTGTAAATTTGCACCACAATGACGACGATCCATCTACTACTTTAGTCTTTACTATTCTGATAGTGATATTTCAACgaccaatattttaaaattgtgttgtggtattataatataacaattttgctTTAGTGATAATTGCCATTATGAAGCAGGTTTGCTTTAGTATCATAGTGTGAATTCTGCCATAATGAAATTTTGCGTTAGTGTGAATTCccataattaaacaatattttttttcataaacatgTTGTATAATTTTGCTTGTagtagttaattattttttttctttttctttcatatctTATTATCGTGTGGCTTAGTATGAAAATGTAACCGACACTTATTGAAACGAGTGATAAATGAACATCATCCACGAAGCGACTAAAGAGGTTCCAGGACAAACCGCATGAGCAGTCTCACATGCTTGTAGACCTCTCCAGCACGATCATGGAGCCGGACGGCTCGAACACCAGGCCTGACCTCAGACAACGGAAGACATATCTGGCCAGCGAAATCGTTCTGAGTGTTACTGTCGTAGTCTTTGACTGTAATACACAGAAGCGCTAACTCAGGAACACGCAATGGGAATTCGAACTCCTTGTCCCAAATTGGAAACCATTCATCTGTATCTACTTCTGTTCTGTAACTTGCTGTGTCCAAAGGAACCCCTGCGATGCCGACCTGAAAGACAAACAACTTAATGTGAGTCATGTCAGTTGACGTGAAACACAAGAATCTTATTAAACCATGTCTGCATGGGACACTTGCCTTTGCGTAGAAATCGGGAGGAGAGTATCGATCAAAGTGATGTAGAGGAAAATCCATATTCCATCCTTCTCCAGTGTAGATCTTCAGCTACACTCATACAATACACCACAATACCACATACAAAAAGCTAAAGTTGTTTTCCTGTTCTTCAAGAAACGTATGGAAACATAAACTGAGAAAATACAAACCAAACCTTAAGAGTTGTCTTGATGGGGAGGTTTTGACTACAAGGGTCAAATATTTCACCTCCAGGACCATTGGTGAGCAAAACATCAGGCTTTTTCACATAGCCACATCCACCGTTGGCTTTAAACATTCCTTGCATCATCCACAAAAACCTCCCATGACTCTGCATTTACACAAAACAAGTATAGTTTGTGTTTACTATTGAAAGACTCTGCTCTTATAGTAGAGAGGATAGTGTTAAATCTTATTACTTGCATATTGAAGGCAACCATTTGAGCACCATGAATCCATCCAATGATAGGATCATAGTTTGATGAGTCGAATCGAGTAGTCTTGGGAAATATCCGCAGAAGATTCCGCTGCGTGAACTTCACTAAATCGGGTCCACGGGTTTTAGCCAGAGTATCAAGCCACTGCTCGCTCATGCTTAGCCGTATGACTCGTTTAGGATCTCCATTCAAGCAGTTCTTCATTCCTCCTTTGCGGTTCCCAGCGTGAATCGAGATTAAGTCTTTGTATTCGACTGCAACActctcctcatcatcttcatgaacCTGTTCTTCTGCATCTGCAATTTTCTGTCACAACACAAAACTATTAGAAAACATCAAGAAACACTAACGGTTACTTAAAACTTTGTTCTGCCTTCTTACTTTAGCTCTAACGGAGTCATCAGTTGTTGAACCTTGAGAGACTTGGGTCTGAAGATACTCTTTAGGTGGCTTTGTTGAGATCAAAATCTTTTTCTTGAGTGATTCTGGTGAAGGGAAACGCTCTACATATTCGTCGGTACATTGAAACAATGATTCTCCAAATGTCTTACACACCATCTACAAACATTTTCACCATTAATCAATCAAACTCAGTGTACTTCTGAACAAGATTCAATGAATTTATCAGAATCTTACCTTAGCGACTTTcttctgaagatttggaggcAAATGGTCCTCTAAGGTAAGCACAACAGGATAATCAGACACTACAAACGCGTTCTCCTTAACAGCGTCAAGACATTTCTGCAGATCTTCAACACTCGTTAACGTTCTGAAACcattagaagaaacaaaaacaaatcaagaaaaatacCTAAAGTACTGAGTGATAATTCAAGAAGGGTTTAGAATTGGTGAGATTCAAACCCGCCGTGACGAACTTCAGCTTCTTTTCCAGAAGAGCTAGGCCATAAATCAAGCTCAATGACACGAACTCCTTTTCTGAGAGCTTCAACAATCGGAACTATGCTGCTATCACTGTTCAGCTGATTCCCAGTCAAGTAAGAGTTATGTCCCGTGTACAAGAAATAATGCGACAATGGCAGATTCATATCTTGCCAAACCTGAAAACCCAAATTGaatcccataaaaaaaaaattttataactcTCAAAGTAAACAGCTTACTtatatcataaataatttatagtACCTCGCGGGCCGGAGGCAATGGAGAGTTAAAATCACTAAGGAGATAACGGTAGAAGCCTTCAAGATGAAGCCCACGAGGATGGAAAACACCGTGATGTTTGAGCAAGTGGAATATATCCTTGACGTGGCTTATGTCAGCGTGTTTCTCTCCTTGAACTTGGATAACGAATCTGAGCAACTCATCAGCAGACATCCTTTCGTCTTTGGAGTACTCATGGAAAaggttcttgatttcttctggTGGCTCACTTGATTTCACCTTAAAGCTTCTTACACAACAGAAACACACTTTGAATgactctttcttcatcttcttttcttttcttttggttaaagATAAGCAAGANNNNNNNNNNNNNNNNNNNNNNNNNNNNNNNNNNNNNNNNNNNNNNNNNNNNNNNNNNNNNNNNNNNNNNNNNNNNNNNNNNNNNNNNNNNNNNNNNNNNNNNNNNNNNNNNNNNNNNNNNNNNNNNNNNNNNNNNNNNNNNNNNNNNNNNNNNNNNNNNNNNNNNNNNNNNNNNNNNNNNNNNNNNNNNNNNNNNNNNNNNNNNNNNNNNNNNNNNNNNNNNNNNNNNNNNNNNNNNNNNNNNNNNNNNNNNNNNNNNNNNNNNNNNNNNNNNNNNNNNNNNNNNNNNNNNNNNNNNNNNNNNNNNNNNNNNNNNNNNNNNNNNNNNNNNNNNNNNNNNNNNNNNNNNNNNNNNNNNNNNNNNNNNNNNNNNNNNNNNNNNNNNNNNNNNNNNNNNNNNNNNNNNNNNNNNNNNNNNNNNNNNNNNNNNNNNNNNNNNNNNNNNNNNNNNNNNNNNNNNNNNNNNNNNNNNNNCCCGCCGTGACGAACTTCAGCTTCTTTTCCAGAAGAGCTAGGCCATAAATCAAGCTCAAT
It encodes the following:
- the LOC104726443 gene encoding phosphoinositide phospholipase C 1-like: MKKESFKVCFCCVRSFKVKSSEPPEEIKNLFHEYSKDERMSADELLRFVIQVQGEKHADISHVKDIFHLLKHHGVFHPRGLHLEGFYRYLLSDFNSPLPPAREVWQDMNLPLSHYFLYTGHNSYLTGNQLNSDSSIVPIVEALRKGVRVIELDLWPSSSGKEAEVRHGGTLTSVEDLQKCLDAVKENAFVVSDYPVVLTLEDHLPPNLQKKVAKMVCKTFGESLFQCTDEYVERFPSPESLKKKILISTKPPKEYLQTQVSQGSTTDDSVRAKKIADAEEQVHEDDEESVAVEYKDLISIHAGNRKGGMKNCLNGDPKRVIRLSMSEQWLDTLAKTRGPDLVKFTQRNLLRIFPKTTRFDSSNYDPIIGWIHGAQMVAFNMQSHGRFLWMMQGMFKANGGCGYVKKPDVLLTNGPGGEIFDPCSQNLPIKTTLKLKIYTGEGWNMDFPLHHFDRYSPPDFYAKVGIAGVPLDTASYRTEVDTDEWFPIWDKEFEFPLRVPELALLCITVKDYDSNTQNDFAGQICLPLSEVRPGVRAVRLHDRAGEVYKHVRLLMRFVLEPL